Genomic window (Asticcacaulis excentricus CB 48):
GAATTCCAAAAGCTGAAACTCGCGGGGTTGCAGGTCGATTTCTGAATTGCCGCGCTTCACCACGCGGCTGATCAGGTTCATTTCAAGATCGCCAACGCGCAGGGTGGTTTCCACGGCGCCCGTGTCCTTGCGCCGTAAAAGCGCCTCAAGCCGCGCCACGAGTTCAACCAGCGCATAAGGCTTGACCAGATAATCATCCGCCCCGGCCTTCAGGCCATAGACGCGGTCTTCGAGTTCGCCCAAAGCGCTGAGAAACAGCACCGGCACGTCCATCCCTTCCGAACGCGCGATTTCCAGCATCGACACGCCATCTAGGCCCGGCATCATACGATCCAGCACGA
Coding sequences:
- a CDS encoding response regulator transcription factor; its protein translation is MTKVLIVEDDVEAALTMQKGLSEQGFESVVTHDGEAGLKALREGEFDVVVLDRMMPGLDGVSMLEIARSEGMDVPVLFLSALGELEDRVYGLKAGADDYLVKPYALVELVARLEALLRRKDTGAVETTLRVGDLEMNLISRVVKRGNSEIDLQPREFQLLEFLMRHVGQSVTRTMLLEKVWAYHFDPQTNVIDVHISRLRAKLDKGFDRAMLHTVRGEGYQLKP